The following coding sequences lie in one Leptolyngbya sp. CCY15150 genomic window:
- a CDS encoding GNAT family N-acetyltransferase — protein sequence MAEVEEAIVGSAGGQRFAGLYPWIIFPSDRQYGYIWGVYVEPDYRHRGIATRLIQLVVEHLQGIGCTKVVLNAAPKARPLYQRLGFSDSNLMELDLQEKTDSRRQKDE from the coding sequence GTGGCTGAAGTAGAAGAGGCTATTGTCGGCTCTGCGGGAGGGCAGCGGTTCGCCGGGCTGTATCCCTGGATTATCTTCCCCAGCGATCGCCAATACGGCTATATCTGGGGCGTCTATGTGGAGCCTGACTATCGCCATCGGGGCATCGCCACCCGGCTGATCCAGCTTGTGGTGGAGCATTTACAGGGCATTGGCTGCACCAAAGTGGTGCTAAACGCTGCCCCCAAGGCCCGCCCACTCTATCAGCGACTAGGCTTCAGCGACAGCAATTTGATGGAACTCGATCTACAGGAAAAGACAGATAGTAGAAGGCAGAAGGATGAATGA
- a CDS encoding pyridoxamine 5'-phosphate oxidase family protein, with amino-acid sequence MAQSSTPRTQVKRVPQRASYDPQQIYDILDEGLICHLGFVVEGQPFVIPTAYGRLEDKLYIHGSPASRMLRTLDQGVEVCLTVTLLDGLVLARSAFHHSMNYRSVVLFGTATRVDDPTEKLTALKAFTDHVVCDRWAEVRPPNPQELAGTLVLALAIAEASAKVRTGPPIDAPEDYALPVWAGEIPLQLTASAPVADDRCLPQFEVPRYAVSYRRGRQS; translated from the coding sequence ATGGCTCAGTCCTCTACCCCTCGCACCCAAGTCAAACGCGTCCCTCAACGGGCCAGCTACGATCCTCAACAGATCTACGACATTCTCGATGAAGGGCTGATCTGTCATCTGGGCTTTGTTGTCGAAGGGCAACCCTTTGTGATTCCCACCGCCTATGGCCGCTTGGAGGACAAACTCTATATCCACGGTTCCCCCGCTAGCCGGATGCTGCGTACTCTAGATCAAGGAGTGGAGGTGTGCCTGACAGTGACGCTGCTGGATGGGTTGGTGCTAGCGCGATCGGCCTTTCACCACTCGATGAACTACCGCTCGGTGGTGCTGTTTGGCACTGCAACTCGGGTGGATGACCCGACCGAAAAGCTGACGGCGCTCAAGGCGTTTACCGACCATGTGGTGTGCGATCGCTGGGCGGAGGTACGCCCCCCCAACCCCCAGGAATTAGCTGGCACGCTGGTGCTGGCGCTGGCGATCGCTGAAGCCTCGGCTAAGGTACGCACGGGGCCACCGATTGACGCGCCGGAGGATTACGCACTGCCGGTGTGGGCGGGGGAAATTCCACTGCAACTGACGGCGTCGGCTCCGGTGGCTGATGATCGGTGTCTACCTCAATTTGAGGTGCCGAGGTATGCGGTGTCCTATCGGCGAGGTAGGCAGAGTTAA
- a CDS encoding transglutaminase-like domain-containing protein, which translates to MTLSLISESNHLADYLAPSAVIDWQHSSISTLGKSLTQGISSVPDQIRVLYEWVRDRISHTCDIGDPRVTCTASEVLHQGHGFCFAKAHLLAALLRSCGIPTGFCYQRLVFDDAQPDRFTLHGLNAVYLVELRRWVRLDARGNKPGVQAEFCWHREQLAFPIRPRCGEVDYPNLYVEPHPNIITALQTYSTAQALIAHLPATL; encoded by the coding sequence ATGACGCTTTCCCTGATTTCAGAATCCAACCATTTAGCAGACTACCTTGCCCCCTCAGCGGTGATTGACTGGCAACATTCGAGCATTTCGACGTTAGGGAAATCTTTAACCCAGGGCATTTCCTCCGTTCCAGACCAAATCAGGGTGTTGTACGAGTGGGTGCGCGATCGCATTTCCCACACCTGCGACATTGGCGATCCGCGCGTCACCTGCACCGCATCCGAAGTGCTGCACCAGGGCCACGGCTTCTGCTTTGCCAAGGCCCACCTGCTGGCGGCGCTGCTGCGCAGTTGCGGCATTCCCACCGGCTTTTGCTACCAGCGCCTGGTATTCGACGATGCCCAGCCCGACCGATTTACCTTGCACGGCCTGAATGCAGTTTATCTGGTAGAGCTACGCCGCTGGGTGCGATTAGATGCCCGAGGCAATAAACCAGGGGTGCAAGCAGAATTTTGCTGGCATCGCGAACAGCTCGCCTTCCCCATCCGCCCCCGCTGCGGCGAAGTGGACTATCCCAACCTCTATGTCGAGCCGCATCCCAACATCATCACTGCCTTGCAAACCTACTCCACTGCCCAAGCCCTAATCGCCCATCTCCCTGCCACGCTTTAA